In a genomic window of Leucoraja erinacea ecotype New England chromosome 8, Leri_hhj_1, whole genome shotgun sequence:
- the LOC129699511 gene encoding rho guanine nucleotide exchange factor 33-like isoform X1 has product MESLSLSCVERVSHYLFIFLVEQNVLRHTEPKHPDCYLLPICIQHFRIFLSQCSHLLRYNEELLKQRRKHTNRHRMTAVQQTKTRGTEQIQCPRLDETPSRHKRLDKLDHGLLCTSDLGLEYRSPPAKVASKTEPLPRKTKDEFNVSKTRSTFSQPDKSSIITNPKCSSVNCGKNLSPDTHDLMYGASRGKTGYESPVDLEDAEYIHEASCLVESSVPSSNSSLDVHFTKTLDYISASESQAIDYPSQLTATHPAGQEDHNKEFRLHCHEANIDLRDVPKSKGFSSKVFTPAPRDYLNFPVSLMLTNSDSPSLKTKVFDSSQISTSRMKNSQKEISASYKSKASDVWMESEKDNSAMVLAFEKSGKFYKEEESKQTAFSEQSGKQEQKGFRNSFRKLFRKKSNQNACSLESKQKSDHTHAQDTAIAGSQEAEDPAVPVSTFDRGTAV; this is encoded by the exons ATGGAGAGTCTTTCTCTAAGCTGTGTGGAGAGAGTAAGTCATTATCTCTTTATATTTCTGGTGGAACAGAACGTGCTCAGACACACGGAACCAAAACATCCTGACTGTTACCTGCTGCCTATATGTATCCAGCACTTCAGAATCTTCCTTTCCCAATGCAGCCATTTACTCCGTTATAACGAAGAGCTGCTCAAACAACGCAGGAAACACACAAACAG GCACAGGATGACGGCGGTCCAACAGACCAAGACGAGAGGCACTGAGCAGATCCAATGTCCGAGGTTGGACGAAACACCCAGCAGACACAAAAGACTCGATAAACTTGACCACGGCCTACTGTGCACCAGCGACCTTGGGCTGGAGTACAGATCTCCACCAGCAAAGGTGGCCTCAAAGACAGAACCTCTGCCCAGGAAAACCAAGGACGAGTTCAATGTGAGCAAGACAAGATCCACCTTCAGTCAACCAGACAAGAGCTCAATCATCACTAATCCAAAATGCTCCTCAGTGAACTGTGGAAAGAACCTTTCTCCTGACACCCACGATTTAATGTATGGAGCCTCGAGAGGAAAGACAGGATATGAAAGTCCAGTTGACCTTGAAGATGCAGAATACATTCACGAAGCCTCGTGTTTAGTCGAGAGCTCGGTCCCATCTTCTAACTCCAGTTTGGACGTACATTTCACAAAAACGTTGGACTACATTTCTGCCAGCGAGTCGCAAGCCATAGATTACCCATCACAGCTCACGGCCACACACCCTGCCGGCCAAGAAGATCACAACAAGGAGTTCCGGCTCCACTGCCATGAAGCAAACATTGACCTGCGTGATGTTCCCAAATCCAAGGGCTTTTCCAGTAAAGTTTTCACACCAGCCCCTCGTGACTATCTGAACTTTCCCGTCTCCTTAATGCTAACCAACTCTGATAGCCCATCTTTGAAAACCAAAGTATTTGACTCATCTCAGATCAGTACATCGAGGATGAAAAACTCCCAAAaggaaatctctgcctcatacAAATCCAAAGCTTCAGATGTATGGATGGAATCAGAAAAA GATAATTCTGCCATGGTCCTTGCCTTTGAAAAGTCTGGCAAATTCTACAAGGAGGAGGAAAGTAAGCAGACCGCTTTTAGCGAACAAAGCGGTAAACAGGAACAGAAAGGATTCAGAAACTCCTTCCGGAAGTTGTTCAGGAAGAA GTCAAATCAAAATGCCTGCAGTTTGGAGAGCAAGCAGAAATCTGACCACACTCACGCACAGGACACCGCGATTGCGGGAAGCCAAGAAGCTGAAGACCCGGCTGTCCCTGTGAGCACCTTTGATCGTGGCACTGCCGTCTAA
- the LOC129699511 gene encoding rho guanine nucleotide exchange factor 33-like isoform X2, with product MTAVQQTKTRGTEQIQCPRLDETPSRHKRLDKLDHGLLCTSDLGLEYRSPPAKVASKTEPLPRKTKDEFNVSKTRSTFSQPDKSSIITNPKCSSVNCGKNLSPDTHDLMYGASRGKTGYESPVDLEDAEYIHEASCLVESSVPSSNSSLDVHFTKTLDYISASESQAIDYPSQLTATHPAGQEDHNKEFRLHCHEANIDLRDVPKSKGFSSKVFTPAPRDYLNFPVSLMLTNSDSPSLKTKVFDSSQISTSRMKNSQKEISASYKSKASDVWMESEKDNSAMVLAFEKSGKFYKEEESKQTAFSEQSGKQEQKGFRNSFRKLFRKKSNQNACSLESKQKSDHTHAQDTAIAGSQEAEDPAVPVSTFDRGTAV from the exons ATGACGGCGGTCCAACAGACCAAGACGAGAGGCACTGAGCAGATCCAATGTCCGAGGTTGGACGAAACACCCAGCAGACACAAAAGACTCGATAAACTTGACCACGGCCTACTGTGCACCAGCGACCTTGGGCTGGAGTACAGATCTCCACCAGCAAAGGTGGCCTCAAAGACAGAACCTCTGCCCAGGAAAACCAAGGACGAGTTCAATGTGAGCAAGACAAGATCCACCTTCAGTCAACCAGACAAGAGCTCAATCATCACTAATCCAAAATGCTCCTCAGTGAACTGTGGAAAGAACCTTTCTCCTGACACCCACGATTTAATGTATGGAGCCTCGAGAGGAAAGACAGGATATGAAAGTCCAGTTGACCTTGAAGATGCAGAATACATTCACGAAGCCTCGTGTTTAGTCGAGAGCTCGGTCCCATCTTCTAACTCCAGTTTGGACGTACATTTCACAAAAACGTTGGACTACATTTCTGCCAGCGAGTCGCAAGCCATAGATTACCCATCACAGCTCACGGCCACACACCCTGCCGGCCAAGAAGATCACAACAAGGAGTTCCGGCTCCACTGCCATGAAGCAAACATTGACCTGCGTGATGTTCCCAAATCCAAGGGCTTTTCCAGTAAAGTTTTCACACCAGCCCCTCGTGACTATCTGAACTTTCCCGTCTCCTTAATGCTAACCAACTCTGATAGCCCATCTTTGAAAACCAAAGTATTTGACTCATCTCAGATCAGTACATCGAGGATGAAAAACTCCCAAAaggaaatctctgcctcatacAAATCCAAAGCTTCAGATGTATGGATGGAATCAGAAAAA GATAATTCTGCCATGGTCCTTGCCTTTGAAAAGTCTGGCAAATTCTACAAGGAGGAGGAAAGTAAGCAGACCGCTTTTAGCGAACAAAGCGGTAAACAGGAACAGAAAGGATTCAGAAACTCCTTCCGGAAGTTGTTCAGGAAGAA GTCAAATCAAAATGCCTGCAGTTTGGAGAGCAAGCAGAAATCTGACCACACTCACGCACAGGACACCGCGATTGCGGGAAGCCAAGAAGCTGAAGACCCGGCTGTCCCTGTGAGCACCTTTGATCGTGGCACTGCCGTCTAA